From Selenomonas ruminantium AC2024, a single genomic window includes:
- a CDS encoding ShlB/FhaC/HecB family hemolysin secretion/activation protein, producing the protein MLINTRRRSIKNISKAVLLATVMGSFPLTSAEAAPSVEPPTSGELVTEVNEARQADKDMDKKDNASVSVPDSRPALDLPDELKVEVKGFKVSGQDIFPEEKLLAVLDKRKNQLLTFRDLEAGADDLSAYFRDRGYVAVRVYLPVQKITNGIVEYAVEVGRFDKLTVRNHTSIHDSAVEREVRCLKQGEYLTKAKLQRAIWLLSDLAGADAKAVLSQGSEPGTVHVEIDLNKHKGKQGLVTVDNYGNRHTGYYELGVDYDFLNLAHEGDHFAVGGLLTGSHLYNYGFNYTIPVATDGLKASVGYNSLSYSMGKEFENLDAVGTARITNVGLDYAIRRSQKNNLYVGARYEYSSLKDEYRAFADTVDDKYGHAGVLAFYGDETDHYGSTFWRVENKWGSVGFSHHSLATGSPEGGYWKIKGNILRRQDLTPRLYLLLSARGQYAKDSLDSSERMSLGGINGVRAYPASEASGDRGYITRAELRYLIPLKEQDKQLQLAAYFDHGGVLRMSPGGDYYRHLEGAGLGLIFSRYQDWFIRADYAWRLSNDLPTSDTSSPNGHFWIRGGVYF; encoded by the coding sequence TTGTTAATAAATACGAGAAGACGCAGTATCAAAAATATTTCTAAAGCTGTTTTGCTGGCGACGGTCATGGGAAGTTTTCCCCTGACCAGTGCGGAAGCAGCTCCTTCGGTGGAACCGCCTACGTCAGGTGAGTTGGTTACAGAGGTGAATGAAGCGCGTCAAGCAGACAAGGATATGGACAAGAAAGACAATGCTTCTGTTTCCGTGCCGGATTCCCGTCCGGCCCTGGATTTGCCGGACGAACTCAAAGTGGAAGTCAAAGGCTTCAAGGTTTCCGGGCAGGATATTTTCCCCGAGGAAAAACTTCTGGCAGTTCTTGATAAGCGCAAGAATCAGCTTCTGACCTTCCGGGATTTGGAAGCGGGAGCAGATGATTTGTCGGCGTATTTCCGCGACCGCGGCTATGTGGCTGTACGTGTTTATCTGCCGGTGCAGAAGATTACCAACGGCATTGTGGAGTATGCCGTGGAAGTCGGCCGCTTTGATAAGCTCACCGTCCGCAACCACACCTCCATCCATGATTCGGCCGTGGAACGGGAAGTGCGCTGCTTAAAGCAGGGCGAATACCTGACCAAGGCAAAACTGCAGCGTGCTATCTGGCTGCTCTCGGATTTGGCAGGCGCAGATGCCAAGGCTGTGCTGTCGCAGGGGTCCGAGCCGGGCACGGTGCATGTGGAGATTGACCTTAACAAGCACAAGGGCAAGCAGGGCCTTGTCACGGTGGATAATTATGGCAACCGCCATACGGGTTATTATGAATTGGGCGTGGATTACGATTTCCTGAATCTGGCCCATGAAGGTGACCATTTTGCCGTGGGCGGTCTGCTTACGGGCAGCCACCTTTATAACTACGGGTTTAACTATACCATTCCCGTGGCAACGGACGGTTTGAAGGCATCTGTTGGTTACAATTCTCTGAGCTATAGCATGGGCAAGGAATTTGAAAATCTGGATGCTGTGGGTACGGCGCGCATTACGAATGTGGGTCTTGACTATGCTATCCGCCGCAGCCAGAAGAACAATCTCTATGTAGGCGCACGCTATGAGTACAGCAGCCTAAAGGATGAGTATAGAGCCTTTGCCGATACTGTGGATGATAAGTATGGCCACGCAGGCGTTCTGGCTTTCTATGGTGATGAAACCGACCATTACGGCAGCACCTTCTGGCGTGTAGAAAATAAGTGGGGCTCGGTTGGCTTTTCGCATCATAGTTTGGCCACAGGCTCTCCAGAAGGTGGCTATTGGAAGATTAAGGGGAACATTCTGCGCCGTCAGGATTTGACCCCGCGCCTCTATCTGCTGCTTTCGGCCAGAGGGCAGTATGCAAAGGACAGTCTCGATTCTTCCGAGCGCATGAGCTTAGGTGGCATTAACGGTGTCCGGGCATATCCTGCCAGTGAAGCATCCGGTGACCGCGGCTATATTACGCGGGCAGAGCTGCGCTATCTGATTCCGCTCAAGGAGCAGGATAAGCAGCTGCAGCTGGCCGCCTATTTCGACCATGGCGGCGTGTTGCGTATGTCTCCGGGGGGTGACTATTACCGTCATCTGGAAGGGGCAGGCCTTGGCCTGATTTTCTCTCGCTACCAGGATTGGTTTATCCGCGCCGATTACGCTTGGCGGCTTAGCAATGACCTTCCGACTTCTGATACCAGCAGTCCGAACGGTCACTTCTGGATTCGCGGCGGCGTATATTTCTAA
- a CDS encoding SGNH/GDSL hydrolase family protein codes for MKKFLLFTLIILGFTILSAFMAEKTDVLGLRNMTLSTSFDETKDGKLTLSWDPLPYPCFYKVETYSPTTGLVEGEPESKFWGSNITMKASLELPSSAIPMSYRVTAYGMFGQLTDPSAPIANPIHSKNPVSPSIIYHYKEDTPASLMPFLVWHSVPNAVCYEVELLAGKPAQEGGTAPDKANHLESTQLIFTNGWQANLKKYANRKFIYWRVRALDIHHQPIGEFSPAEELYIDPNLPQPDHPLLNEFDQMPNFEMPIYPVYQWIPLNGVERYEVELMIHPPAKENDNVPTADAAWRKVVNSATACYDEYPRPYAGDYYWRVRGIDKSGNPVGVWSDAAHFVVKQQPERVPVAVLGDSITHGGGAVSNSPAALEYSYTTYFDFPCLNLGRSGDTSTMTLQRFDQDVLPYKPLNLLILTGTNSLRAGSINPDIIINDLNAIKAKCEANDIRPIFLTLMPVNPANIQFAFHTATDKQWRAKLQQVNNWVRNQPYFIDLEPYFYDKSRQVMDTSFSIDGLHPDVRGKMLMGEIINQHKDVFRK; via the coding sequence ATGAAGAAATTTTTACTATTTACTCTTATCATATTAGGTTTTACCATCTTATCGGCTTTCATGGCGGAAAAAACCGACGTCTTGGGCTTGCGGAATATGACGCTTTCCACCTCCTTTGACGAGACGAAGGATGGCAAGCTGACCCTGTCCTGGGACCCGCTGCCCTATCCCTGCTTCTACAAGGTGGAAACCTACAGCCCCACCACCGGTCTGGTCGAAGGCGAGCCGGAGTCAAAGTTCTGGGGCAGCAACATCACCATGAAGGCTTCGCTGGAATTGCCCAGCAGTGCCATTCCCATGAGCTACCGCGTAACGGCCTACGGCATGTTCGGTCAGCTCACGGACCCGTCTGCGCCCATAGCTAATCCCATCCACAGCAAAAATCCGGTAAGCCCCAGCATAATTTACCACTACAAGGAAGATACCCCCGCCAGCCTCATGCCTTTCCTGGTCTGGCATTCGGTGCCCAATGCCGTATGCTATGAGGTGGAACTTTTGGCAGGCAAGCCCGCGCAGGAAGGCGGCACCGCTCCGGACAAAGCCAATCATCTGGAAAGCACCCAGCTGATTTTCACCAATGGCTGGCAGGCCAACCTCAAAAAATATGCCAACCGCAAATTCATCTACTGGCGGGTACGCGCGCTGGATATTCACCATCAGCCCATCGGGGAATTTTCGCCAGCGGAAGAACTCTACATTGACCCCAATCTTCCACAGCCTGACCATCCCCTCTTAAACGAATTCGACCAGATGCCGAACTTCGAGATGCCCATCTATCCCGTCTACCAATGGATTCCCTTAAACGGGGTTGAGCGTTACGAAGTCGAGCTGATGATTCATCCTCCAGCCAAGGAAAACGACAATGTGCCGACAGCCGATGCCGCATGGCGCAAGGTGGTCAATTCTGCCACGGCCTGCTACGACGAATACCCGCGTCCCTACGCCGGTGATTACTACTGGCGGGTACGGGGAATTGACAAGTCAGGCAATCCCGTCGGCGTTTGGTCAGATGCTGCCCACTTCGTGGTCAAACAGCAGCCCGAGCGGGTGCCTGTGGCCGTATTAGGCGACAGCATCACCCACGGCGGCGGCGCGGTTTCCAACTCACCGGCGGCGCTGGAATACAGCTACACTACCTACTTTGATTTTCCCTGCCTGAATCTCGGGCGCAGCGGTGATACCTCCACCATGACGCTCCAGCGTTTTGACCAGGATGTACTGCCTTACAAGCCGCTGAATCTCTTGATTCTCACCGGCACCAACAGCCTGCGGGCAGGCAGCATCAACCCGGATATCATCATCAATGACCTGAACGCCATCAAGGCAAAATGCGAGGCCAACGATATCCGCCCCATTTTCCTGACCTTGATGCCCGTAAATCCGGCCAATATCCAATTCGCCTTCCATACGGCTACAGATAAACAATGGCGAGCAAAACTCCAGCAGGTCAACAACTGGGTGCGCAATCAGCCCTACTTCATCGACCTGGAGCCCTACTTCTACGACAAGAGCCGTCAGGTTATGGACACCAGCTTTTCCATTGACGGCCTCCACCCAGATGTGCGGGGCAAAATGCTGATGGGTGAAATCATCAATCAGCACAAAGATGTTTTCCGCAAATAA
- a CDS encoding filamentous hemagglutinin N-terminal domain-containing protein, with protein sequence MRWITKYRKQRLGALAAAIAVTAWMPTAMALPQGEHNIKNITVDGSEKIPVSADGKTMNVVLNQTRGAVDWKSFNIAEDETVNFSGPGNWMVLNRVDVINPENVSDIRGQINGAGGTVFLINPNGITFGDTAQVEVGNLVASTLEMKEGFLTKDNGQYVNKDFSFSPKELTGGIIKLEKTANNRKGIEADGVVALLAHKTIENQGTITGKQVNLVVGDEVKLTNLDKAADMVVDYDNKIGVLVTSLSNGGQIIDSGTINANNGYVVLKAKDASNILQNTVNDEQVTAANKIYKDAQGNIMLLGDVNFAGDKVKVEKNAQTHASASDGQAGTFNILSTNVVINDESNDKSKISNSSLSNTLKDTNVNIVSSPLEANFYSDITIGNEIKKSGDTETITSLTLTAGRNISVDAEITSTAGALDVELNANDSGKTKSTRTDGAVILRSNISTNGGNVTTTGKNGTYIGLNNSELEKRINNNETTDRKIATNGGNISLGGDELLLATGNTVEFNTQRIENGKVVKSGDVSIDGTVNSANAYSISSHTRTSWSKADAAAKAKWSNGTKSYLAVITGALEDAVVTATIPPDTNNKSEAYVGGHVVAVETDANGNVIIDSSTGLPKVKFDNGNVVTLVNDKTNTTTDKDHKKGGWYKLSDGRYERYWAWTDGNDDEKGKIFYVQTVGENIETDKTYGGDPSTSDTDWMKKPHGRKVDGVYSNFATGEPNDDKGDGDDKSQTALSINYTSYKDEVRANNFYSKWDDVSSNSDKLSYYVVETDLHPSSLTVNAGKVKLKGAVGNLSKLDNMTINSTGKVDMNGSVQLNNALDVNAQNDITAAKFIDVGSTANLKSDSASVFTDAVTAGDTITLTAGKDVKISDKITSTKGASAVRTSLYRVAANTNADANYSIVIKAQGNFENNVEDSAKALNTNEDADYYWKVYSDAPTSKLGDLNSNQFALWSWNGQDSVATTKDMYIFKATPTVTYTAFDKTKRYGETLTDMGYGNSYAVKNSLSGQYTQNFKDGIDADFMARKTLDGAVTDGVTTSAGYPSTAYVGIYDIDVKGSNVATAWGYDIVDKTAKLTVTGNNPDDVKPQLDPHDTTNVDGSASYTTAPRTAPGTDRVLGLQNAELPFFREENGQTKLYGTYDVSIDPDKVKMEPTAKVLPEPDQPKNQYREYDKEITTKVGTAKFKLTYNGSTFDIYPMDIFGKKVLKAGDAAKNVEVESQALFAAFKEMGITLDDLDGVYTHFDNKKEVQSFRK encoded by the coding sequence ATGAGATGGATCACTAAGTATCGGAAACAACGTTTGGGGGCGTTGGCTGCAGCCATTGCGGTAACGGCGTGGATGCCGACGGCGATGGCGTTGCCTCAGGGCGAGCATAATATTAAAAATATTACAGTAGATGGAAGTGAGAAAATACCTGTATCTGCTGATGGTAAGACTATGAATGTTGTGCTTAATCAGACCAGGGGGGCTGTTGATTGGAAATCGTTTAATATCGCAGAAGATGAGACGGTTAATTTTAGTGGGCCAGGGAATTGGATGGTCTTAAATCGTGTTGATGTTATTAACCCTGAAAATGTTTCTGATATTCGAGGTCAAATAAATGGAGCAGGGGGAACTGTTTTTCTGATTAACCCCAATGGTATTACGTTCGGCGATACTGCTCAGGTGGAAGTGGGTAACCTGGTGGCCTCAACGTTGGAAATGAAAGAAGGTTTTCTCACCAAGGATAATGGTCAATATGTGAACAAAGATTTTAGCTTTTCTCCCAAAGAATTAACTGGTGGAATAATAAAGCTTGAAAAAACTGCAAACAACCGTAAAGGAATTGAAGCAGATGGTGTTGTAGCGTTATTGGCACATAAAACAATAGAGAATCAGGGCACAATTACAGGTAAACAGGTTAATTTGGTTGTAGGCGATGAGGTTAAATTAACCAATCTTGACAAAGCAGCAGATATGGTCGTAGATTACGATAACAAAATTGGTGTGCTTGTGACTTCGCTAAGCAATGGCGGACAGATAATCGATAGTGGCACGATTAATGCCAACAATGGCTATGTTGTTCTGAAAGCGAAAGATGCTTCGAATATATTACAAAACACAGTCAATGATGAGCAGGTTACCGCAGCTAATAAAATCTACAAAGATGCTCAAGGCAATATAATGTTGTTGGGAGATGTAAATTTTGCTGGTGATAAGGTAAAAGTAGAAAAAAATGCCCAAACGCATGCCAGCGCCAGTGATGGTCAGGCTGGAACGTTTAATATTCTTAGCACCAATGTAGTAATCAATGATGAGAGTAATGACAAGTCCAAAATAAGCAATTCGTCTCTTAGCAATACGTTGAAGGATACCAATGTCAATATTGTTTCCAGTCCCTTGGAGGCTAATTTTTATTCAGACATAACGATTGGCAATGAAATAAAGAAGAGTGGTGATACAGAGACTATTACTTCTCTTACGCTTACTGCTGGCCGTAATATTAGTGTGGATGCTGAAATTACGAGCACGGCTGGGGCTCTTGATGTAGAATTGAATGCGAATGATTCGGGTAAAACTAAATCTACACGCACGGATGGTGCTGTTATTCTGCGCAGTAATATTAGCACCAATGGTGGTAATGTTACTACGACAGGGAAGAATGGTACGTATATCGGGTTGAATAATTCAGAATTAGAAAAACGTATAAACAATAATGAAACAACAGACCGTAAAATAGCCACGAATGGTGGTAATATTTCACTAGGCGGCGATGAATTGTTGCTGGCTACGGGAAATACGGTAGAATTTAATACGCAGCGTATAGAAAATGGCAAAGTGGTAAAAAGCGGTGACGTTTCTATTGATGGTACAGTCAATTCGGCTAATGCGTACAGTATTTCGTCACATACAAGAACCAGTTGGAGTAAGGCTGATGCTGCTGCAAAGGCAAAATGGAGCAACGGTACAAAATCATACTTAGCAGTCATTACTGGTGCATTAGAAGATGCGGTGGTTACAGCTACAATTCCACCGGATACTAATAATAAATCAGAAGCCTATGTGGGTGGACATGTAGTAGCTGTCGAAACAGATGCCAATGGGAATGTTATTATTGACAGTAGTACTGGTTTGCCAAAAGTGAAGTTTGATAATGGTAATGTTGTAACTTTGGTAAATGATAAAACAAACACAACAACTGATAAGGATCATAAAAAAGGTGGCTGGTATAAGTTAAGTGATGGCAGGTATGAACGCTACTGGGCATGGACGGATGGTAATGATGATGAGAAAGGCAAGATTTTTTATGTGCAGACCGTAGGTGAAAACATAGAGACTGATAAAACATATGGAGGCGATCCAAGTACGAGTGATACGGATTGGATGAAAAAACCGCATGGTAGAAAGGTAGATGGGGTATATAGTAATTTTGCTACTGGTGAACCCAATGATGATAAAGGTGATGGTGATGACAAATCACAAACAGCTTTATCGATTAACTATACCTCCTATAAAGATGAAGTACGAGCAAATAATTTTTATTCCAAGTGGGACGATGTTTCCAGCAATAGCGATAAGCTTTCTTACTATGTAGTAGAAACAGATTTACATCCATCCTCATTGACTGTTAATGCTGGTAAGGTTAAGTTAAAGGGGGCCGTCGGCAATCTTAGCAAGTTGGATAACATGACAATTAACTCCACAGGTAAGGTCGATATGAATGGCTCTGTGCAGTTAAACAATGCCCTTGATGTTAATGCCCAAAATGATATCACAGCGGCTAAGTTTATAGATGTTGGCAGTACGGCGAACCTTAAATCAGATTCTGCCAGCGTTTTCACTGATGCGGTTACGGCTGGAGATACAATCACCTTGACTGCTGGTAAGGATGTAAAAATTTCTGATAAAATCACCAGTACGAAAGGCGCTTCAGCTGTTAGAACTTCTTTGTATCGTGTTGCTGCAAATACAAATGCTGATGCTAATTATTCCATCGTCATTAAAGCGCAGGGAAACTTTGAGAACAATGTAGAGGACTCAGCTAAGGCGCTCAATACGAACGAAGATGCTGATTATTATTGGAAGGTTTATTCGGATGCGCCAACGAGCAAACTGGGCGATTTGAACAGTAATCAGTTTGCGTTATGGAGCTGGAATGGACAGGATAGTGTCGCTACAACGAAAGATATGTACATCTTCAAGGCTACGCCTACGGTCACTTATACGGCTTTTGACAAGACCAAGCGTTATGGGGAAACGCTTACGGATATGGGCTATGGCAATAGCTATGCCGTTAAGAACAGCTTGAGCGGTCAATACACCCAGAATTTCAAGGACGGCATTGACGCAGATTTTATGGCCAGAAAGACGCTTGATGGTGCGGTAACAGATGGTGTGACAACCTCTGCTGGTTATCCCTCTACGGCTTATGTAGGCATCTATGATATTGACGTAAAAGGTTCGAATGTTGCCACGGCATGGGGATACGATATTGTAGATAAGACCGCTAAATTGACTGTAACCGGCAACAATCCTGATGATGTAAAACCCCAGCTTGACCCACACGATACCACAAATGTGGATGGTTCTGCCTCCTACACCACGGCTCCGCGTACTGCTCCGGGGACTGACCGCGTATTAGGTTTGCAGAATGCGGAACTGCCGTTCTTCCGCGAGGAAAATGGTCAGACCAAGCTCTATGGCACCTATGATGTTTCCATTGACCCGGACAAGGTGAAGATGGAACCGACGGCCAAGGTTCTGCCGGAACCTGACCAGCCGAAGAATCAGTATCGTGAGTACGATAAGGAAATCACGACAAAGGTTGGCACGGCGAAGTTCAAGCTGACTTACAATGGTTCGACCTTTGATATCTATCCGATGGATATCTTTGGCAAGAAAGTATTGAAGGCGGGCGATGCGGCTAAGAACGTGGAAGTTGAGTCGCAGGCGCTGTTTGCAGCTTTCAAGGAAATGGGCATCACCCTGGATGATTTGGATGGTGTATATACCCATTTTGATAATAAAAAAGAGGTGCAGTCCTTTCGCAAGTAA
- a CDS encoding filamentous hemagglutinin N-terminal domain-containing protein, with protein sequence MRRITKLRKQRLCALAAVILATAWMPSVIAAPATDALPTGEKLIKGNADISRDGIVKEKKQMSVNVNGSAVINWDTFNVGSGARVKFKGTDGFKVLNRVPNGPMSEIYGEIRGRGGTVFLINPNGITFGEGAQIDVGSLVASTLNITNENFIKGKYLFEKGEKVGVIKNLANIGLSNDKKVVLLAHQVINEGKISAGQIGIGTGNEIELALDDKIGIKVNAGVDKSADVNILNSGTLSANDGYVVMTAGEAKKAINGIIANSGVVAAKKITKDVDGNIILADGGDIDIRGYSIWNSGDIRADGGYIKDKKVVKGGNGGHVSIEGNSIVTENAVKAIGRLSEDEAASVIDGEKVADGGSISLKAEKLIVAGTVTADGPVNGGVINTIGTKDLLVAGNKKLKKDSSSYFKVASIHAAGENGQAGTWNIESDNVNISHDVITTDSGNVVNNRVITSSLKTTNVNVVAKPGSPTDFADIKVANEIKKTDGTDTSLTMTAGRNISVDADITSTAGKLNLTLNSNNKLDGKSERIDGASIIRANITTNGGDFTTTGMNGTYLGLKDSEKAGKDRTVVTNGGNITLNGEVLLATSGKVTLDTTAADGKSAGDVTITGTVDSGNKYTIGRTSDKIPWDNKSGELHNVTLQGSKESAEKQGGYLAVITSGLEDAVVNSVAPTEAESHIGGHVVAMPEGVTCTVDENGNINLTGLTADGKIPEGKLQLIYTDTAYGKNSYKVRAENGNRGWYKVNDNTLVRLWAWVTGPEAGKVFYVQAIQNPNGDSIEPTQDNYKQLKHFGKAYGYTNFLANEPNDDLIQIHTQNCLAINYHSRWDDIYEDIHDNNDLIKTYVVETELGKTSLDIKGNKVDLQGNVGSITKLNDLTVNANADIKANGSVQVDGNLSATAVNSLLLAQAAEAGKDVSLFAGTGADKAIAGRDVNVNAVTGKTISITADNDVTINGTLKAEAESNQQAVVIKAQGNFHNNTAVPVTPLRLFRFTAATAEQSPAIQVGSGSAWKIYSDKPSDDLGNLDSGNFAEWGWDGTSTSTATGNRFVFKYNPTLTFTANDASKQVGEVLTDTGYTFNNELSGRYTNNFRDGFDDSLLAEYGLNNVGTQSPGFPANAAAGTYKIDFTNMQTTARDHGYILDAKPGTLTVIGIEPGPTPPPTEPEGDTNPGDVKPQLDPHSATNVDGSASYTTASRSVPGVDRVLGLQSAELPFFREEGGQVKSYGTYNVSIDPDKVKMEPMAKVLPEPVQTKNQYREYEKELTTPTGVAKFVMTYNGSTFDIYPSDNTAKKMLVAGDAAKNVDVESQALFAAFKEMGITLDDLDGVYTHFDRKN encoded by the coding sequence ATGCGACGAATAACAAAGCTGCGCAAGCAGCGATTGTGTGCTTTGGCAGCAGTTATTTTAGCCACGGCGTGGATGCCGAGCGTGATAGCTGCACCAGCAACAGATGCGTTGCCCACAGGAGAAAAATTAATCAAAGGTAATGCCGACATAAGCAGAGATGGTATTGTTAAAGAGAAAAAGCAGATGTCCGTGAACGTTAATGGTAGTGCCGTTATAAATTGGGACACATTCAATGTTGGCAGTGGTGCAAGGGTAAAATTCAAGGGAACAGACGGATTTAAAGTTCTAAATCGTGTTCCTAACGGGCCAATGTCAGAAATATATGGTGAAATCCGTGGGCGGGGCGGTACAGTTTTCCTGATAAACCCTAATGGCATTACTTTTGGTGAAGGTGCCCAGATAGATGTGGGGAGCCTGGTCGCCTCAACTTTGAATATCACGAATGAAAACTTTATAAAGGGCAAGTATTTATTTGAGAAAGGCGAGAAAGTTGGTGTCATAAAGAATTTAGCCAATATCGGCCTGTCCAATGATAAAAAGGTAGTTCTCCTTGCCCATCAGGTGATAAATGAAGGTAAAATTTCAGCTGGCCAGATTGGTATAGGAACAGGTAATGAAATTGAGCTGGCACTGGATGACAAGATTGGCATTAAGGTAAATGCCGGCGTAGATAAGAGCGCTGACGTGAATATCCTCAACTCTGGTACGTTGTCGGCTAATGATGGATATGTTGTGATGACAGCCGGGGAGGCTAAGAAAGCCATAAATGGGATAATAGCAAATTCCGGTGTAGTAGCTGCCAAGAAGATAACAAAGGACGTAGACGGTAATATAATTCTGGCGGATGGCGGCGATATAGATATTCGCGGCTATAGCATTTGGAATAGTGGCGATATAAGAGCCGATGGTGGCTATATAAAAGACAAAAAAGTTGTCAAGGGCGGCAATGGCGGTCATGTCAGTATTGAGGGCAACAGCATAGTCACTGAGAATGCTGTGAAGGCTATAGGAAGACTGAGTGAGGACGAGGCCGCATCGGTAATTGATGGGGAAAAGGTGGCCGATGGCGGCAGTATTTCTTTGAAGGCTGAGAAGCTGATTGTGGCAGGTACTGTAACCGCTGATGGCCCCGTGAATGGCGGTGTCATCAATACCATCGGCACTAAGGACTTACTGGTAGCAGGTAACAAAAAATTAAAAAAAGACTCTTCCAGCTACTTTAAGGTGGCCAGCATTCATGCCGCAGGGGAAAACGGTCAGGCTGGCACCTGGAACATTGAAAGTGACAATGTCAATATCAGCCATGATGTTATTACAACAGACAGTGGCAATGTGGTCAATAATCGCGTTATTACATCCTCGCTAAAAACCACCAATGTCAATGTCGTAGCAAAACCGGGCAGCCCGACAGACTTCGCAGACATTAAGGTTGCTAATGAGATAAAAAAGACAGATGGAACTGACACCAGCCTAACCATGACGGCCGGGCGCAATATCAGTGTGGATGCGGATATTACGAGTACGGCCGGCAAACTAAATCTTACCTTGAATTCCAATAACAAACTGGATGGTAAATCTGAGCGAATAGATGGTGCGTCTATTATCAGAGCCAACATTACCACCAATGGCGGCGATTTTACCACTACGGGTATGAACGGAACATACCTTGGGCTGAAGGATAGTGAAAAAGCAGGTAAAGACCGGACTGTGGTAACGAACGGCGGCAATATCACCCTGAACGGTGAGGTCCTGCTGGCAACCAGCGGCAAGGTGACACTGGATACGACTGCAGCAGACGGCAAGTCTGCTGGTGATGTTACCATTACTGGTACGGTGGATTCAGGAAACAAGTACACCATAGGAAGGACTAGCGATAAGATTCCCTGGGACAATAAATCCGGCGAATTACATAATGTAACATTGCAGGGGTCCAAGGAAAGTGCTGAGAAACAGGGGGGATACCTGGCTGTCATCACCAGTGGCCTGGAGGATGCTGTAGTGAATTCTGTGGCCCCCACTGAAGCGGAATCCCATATCGGCGGGCATGTGGTGGCTATGCCGGAAGGTGTTACCTGTACGGTAGACGAAAATGGCAACATAAATTTAACAGGGTTGACAGCTGATGGCAAAATACCGGAAGGAAAGCTGCAGCTCATCTATACTGATACGGCGTATGGGAAAAATAGCTACAAGGTAAGAGCGGAGAACGGAAATCGCGGCTGGTACAAGGTCAACGACAACACTTTGGTGCGCCTGTGGGCATGGGTGACCGGGCCGGAAGCAGGGAAGGTCTTTTATGTGCAGGCTATACAGAATCCTAATGGCGATAGCATTGAACCTACCCAGGATAACTACAAGCAGCTCAAACATTTTGGCAAAGCCTATGGCTATACCAATTTCCTTGCGAATGAACCTAATGATGATTTAATTCAAATACATACCCAGAACTGTCTGGCCATAAACTATCATTCCCGGTGGGATGATATCTATGAGGACATCCATGATAACAATGACCTCATAAAGACTTATGTGGTAGAAACGGAACTGGGGAAAACTTCCCTTGACATCAAGGGTAATAAGGTTGACCTGCAGGGGAATGTGGGCAGTATTACCAAGTTGAATGACTTGACCGTCAATGCTAATGCCGATATCAAAGCTAATGGCTCCGTGCAGGTTGATGGGAATCTGTCGGCAACGGCTGTAAATAGTCTTTTACTTGCGCAAGCTGCTGAGGCTGGCAAAGATGTTTCCTTGTTTGCTGGCACCGGCGCTGATAAAGCTATAGCCGGACGTGATGTAAATGTTAATGCTGTTACTGGTAAAACCATAAGTATTACAGCGGATAATGACGTTACCATCAATGGCACGTTAAAGGCAGAGGCTGAAAGTAATCAGCAGGCCGTGGTAATCAAGGCACAGGGGAATTTCCACAATAATACTGCCGTGCCTGTAACCCCACTGCGTTTGTTTAGATTTACTGCCGCCACAGCAGAGCAAAGTCCTGCGATACAGGTAGGCAGCGGCAGTGCCTGGAAGATTTATTCAGACAAACCCAGTGACGACTTGGGTAATCTTGATAGCGGTAACTTTGCCGAATGGGGCTGGGATGGTACATCGACTTCTACGGCTACAGGCAATCGTTTTGTCTTTAAGTACAACCCGACGCTTACCTTTACGGCCAACGATGCCAGCAAACAGGTTGGGGAAGTACTTACTGACACAGGCTATACCTTCAATAACGAATTAAGCGGACGTTATACAAACAATTTCCGCGATGGTTTTGACGACAGCCTGCTTGCTGAGTACGGACTTAATAATGTTGGTACGCAGTCGCCAGGTTTTCCTGCCAATGCGGCAGCCGGCACCTATAAGATTGATTTTACCAACATGCAAACTACGGCACGTGACCATGGGTATATTTTAGATGCTAAACCTGGTACATTGACGGTCATCGGCATAGAACCTGGCCCGACTCCGCCGCCCACAGAACCGGAAGGAGATACAAATCCCGGTGATGTAAAACCGCAGCTTGACCCTCATAGCGCCACCAATGTTGACGGTTCAGCGTCTTATACTACAGCGTCCCGCAGCGTTCCTGGCGTAGACCGCGTATTAGGTTTACAAAGTGCTGAACTGCCGTTCTTCCGTGAAGAAGGCGGGCAGGTAAAATCCTATGGCACCTATAATGTTTCTATTGACCCGGACAAGGTAAAGATGGAACCCATGGCCAAAGTTCTGCCGGAACCTGTACAAACAAAGAACCAGTATCGTGAGTATGAAAAGGAACTGACGACACCGACTGGCGTGGCAAAATTTGTGATGACCTATAATGGTTCAACCTTTGACATTTATCCCTCCGATAACACGGCTAAAAAAATGCTGGTGGCAGGTGATGCGGCTAAAAACGTGGATGTTGAGTCGCAGGCACTCTTTGCCGCCTTTAAGGAAATGGGCATAACGCTGGATGATTTGGATGGCGTATACACCCATTTTGACAGAAAAAATTAA